A DNA window from Bradyrhizobium barranii subsp. barranii contains the following coding sequences:
- a CDS encoding HlyD family efflux transporter periplasmic adaptor subunit produces the protein MNQEQQKPVPEDHTSVSKDEESGARGLRRDLQDRLQPAHDEPVSDSAPHPETPRGSSRWVRRLLKVGIGLAIVAVFGWLPLKAVLQTSSVEAVVNARIVTLRSPIDGTVSAKPQGSAQLSVVHEGDAILHVVNARGDRVRLDDLRRQMSRLENERPSLAAKLAAAETAQQDLARQAGQFRDGRILQLEARIAEIQSAIEAAAARREEAVAAVERASSLIKSGTVSTVEMARLTREQAIAQQTEIGARRRLDAAKVELTAVRSGTYLGDSYNDRPSSAQREEEMRQRASDLRADLAHADAEIDWLTHEIAVEQLHYVNRAEADIKAPVAGRIWEMMTSPGEDVRAGQPLLKLLDCSGAVVTANVTEGVYNRLRLGEQASFEPNDGSAAIHGEIVNLTGASGAPANLAINPDALNKEPYRVTVSMPALDSTGKECAVGRTGRVVFNGDAAKS, from the coding sequence ATGAATCAGGAACAGCAGAAGCCCGTTCCCGAAGATCATACGTCCGTCAGCAAGGACGAGGAATCGGGCGCACGAGGGTTGCGGCGCGATTTGCAGGATCGGTTGCAGCCGGCGCACGACGAGCCGGTCAGCGATAGCGCTCCCCATCCCGAAACGCCCCGAGGCTCCAGCCGATGGGTTCGCCGCCTGCTCAAGGTCGGCATCGGCCTTGCCATCGTCGCCGTCTTCGGATGGCTGCCGCTGAAGGCGGTGCTGCAGACCTCGAGCGTGGAGGCCGTGGTCAACGCCAGGATCGTGACCTTGCGGTCCCCGATCGACGGCACCGTGAGTGCGAAGCCGCAGGGCTCCGCGCAACTCAGCGTGGTTCACGAGGGCGACGCGATTCTTCATGTCGTCAACGCGCGCGGCGATCGCGTACGGCTCGATGACCTCCGGCGGCAGATGTCGCGGCTGGAGAACGAGCGCCCGAGCCTGGCCGCCAAGCTCGCGGCCGCCGAGACCGCGCAACAGGACCTCGCCCGCCAGGCGGGCCAGTTCCGCGATGGCCGCATCCTTCAGCTCGAGGCGCGCATCGCCGAAATCCAGTCGGCGATCGAGGCCGCGGCCGCGCGACGGGAGGAGGCCGTGGCCGCCGTCGAGCGGGCCTCTTCACTGATCAAATCGGGCACCGTCTCGACGGTCGAAATGGCCCGCCTGACGCGCGAGCAGGCGATCGCCCAGCAGACCGAGATCGGTGCCCGCCGCCGGCTCGATGCCGCCAAGGTTGAGCTCACCGCTGTCAGGAGCGGCACCTATCTCGGCGACAGCTACAACGACCGGCCGAGCTCCGCTCAACGCGAAGAGGAGATGCGACAGCGCGCCAGCGATCTGCGCGCCGATCTGGCACATGCCGATGCCGAGATCGACTGGCTGACCCACGAGATCGCCGTCGAGCAGCTGCATTACGTCAACCGGGCGGAAGCCGACATCAAGGCGCCGGTCGCCGGGCGTATCTGGGAGATGATGACGTCGCCGGGCGAGGATGTCCGGGCCGGGCAGCCCTTGCTCAAGCTGCTCGATTGCAGCGGCGCCGTGGTCACCGCCAACGTCACCGAAGGCGTCTACAACCGCCTCCGGCTCGGCGAGCAGGCGAGCTTCGAGCCGAATGACGGCAGTGCGGCGATCCATGGTGAGATCGTCAATCTCACCGGCGCATCGGGCGCGCCCGCGAACCTTGCGATCAATCCGGATGCGTTGAACAAAGAACCGTATCGTGTGACGGTCTCGATGCCGGCGCTCGACAGCACGGGCAAGGAATGCGCGGTCGGCCGCACCGGGCGGGTAGTGTTCAACGGGGACGCGGCAAAGTCATGA
- a CDS encoding DUF2130 domain-containing protein, translated as MMQYVGLDVSQKETSVCVVNEAGQSLFEGKVKSDPGALNALLRERAPHAARIGFETGAMASWLWHELRRVDLPVVCIDARHAHAALSVRMNKSDPNDARGLAELVRVGWYREVKVKSEESQKVRAILVARSRLVTIRRDIENQVRSLIKEYGLLFPRAIGKQFRNQVSDLLGEDHQLLGVISPLLSIHPRCAVPVALTLRQGLLEVASARTTQAGQQSKADQVYQYLTGSRFKQRIEAIVERFKDMREDIDKERKFMAKAWAKREAQVSTMIESTVGMVGDLHGIMGQAMPEIEAIDEPPMLEGKAA; from the coding sequence ATGATGCAATATGTTGGGCTTGACGTGTCGCAAAAGGAGACCTCGGTGTGCGTGGTCAACGAAGCTGGACAATCCTTATTTGAGGGAAAGGTCAAGTCCGATCCGGGGGCGCTCAACGCGCTGCTTCGCGAGCGAGCCCCGCATGCGGCGCGCATCGGGTTTGAGACCGGGGCAATGGCAAGCTGGCTATGGCATGAACTTCGTAGGGTCGATCTTCCGGTGGTCTGCATAGACGCTCGTCATGCGCACGCGGCTTTGTCAGTGCGCATGAACAAGAGCGATCCGAATGACGCTAGAGGCCTGGCCGAACTGGTGCGCGTCGGTTGGTATCGAGAAGTCAAAGTAAAGAGCGAGGAAAGTCAGAAAGTCCGCGCGATACTCGTCGCGCGATCCCGGCTTGTGACCATTCGCCGGGATATCGAGAATCAAGTCCGCAGCCTGATCAAGGAATATGGGTTACTGTTCCCGCGCGCGATCGGCAAACAGTTCCGCAACCAGGTCAGCGATCTGTTGGGCGAGGATCATCAACTCCTCGGCGTGATCTCGCCACTTTTGTCCATCCATCCGCGATGTGCCGTGCCGGTCGCTCTTACTCTACGCCAGGGCCTTTTAGAGGTCGCCAGCGCACGCACAACGCAGGCCGGTCAGCAGTCCAAGGCTGATCAAGTCTATCAATATCTGACTGGTTCGCGGTTCAAGCAGCGAATCGAAGCCATCGTCGAGCGCTTCAAAGACATGCGGGAGGATATCGATAAAGAACGCAAGTTCATGGCGAAGGCCTGGGCCAAGCGGGAGGCCCAGGTCAGCACCATGATCGAATCGACGGTTGGCATGGTTGGCGATCTTCACGGTATCATGGGGCAAGCGATGCCGGAGATCGAGGCAATCGATGAACCACCTATGTTAGAGGGAAAGGCCGCCTAA
- a CDS encoding bifunctional metallophosphatase/5'-nucleotidase, with amino-acid sequence MRHFLRLTVLTLALATLPASAQTAAPVELRILAINDFHGNLRPPPGGIRIGDPEDKSKKVTVAAGGAEYMATLVKQLREGHTNTIFVAAGDLIGASPFLSAMFHDEPSVEALSMMGLAITSVGNHEFDEGKTELLRMQNGGCHPVDGCQGPHPFMGAKFHYLAASTVETATGKSVLPPYEIREFEGIPVAFIGLTLKETAGIVSPSGIAGLEFRDEAETVNALVPQLKARGVEAIVVLIHQGGEPSGDYNECPAITGPIVDIVKKFDRAVDVVVSGHTHRAYVCDIDGRLVTSGDKYGTLVTAIDLKLDPVTRDIVSAKAENVIVANASLAKDPEQTALIEAYDKLSAPIANRPAGSVTQTLSRVPNEAGESALGDVIADAQLAATKDAKDGSAVIALTNPGGIRTDIVPKENGAVSFGELFASQPFRNRLVTMTLRGSQLKDMLEQQWLDPKRPRILQVSNGFSYTWDATKPFGERISLEKMTLNGKPIEPGSGYRVTVNDYLAVGGDGFTAAKQGTAQQYGGYDADALFAFFRAHGPIGPLPPTRILRVN; translated from the coding sequence ATGCGACATTTTCTCCGCCTGACCGTCCTTACACTCGCTCTCGCCACCCTCCCCGCCTCGGCCCAGACCGCCGCGCCCGTCGAGCTGCGCATTCTCGCGATCAACGATTTCCACGGCAATCTGCGTCCGCCGCCGGGCGGCATCCGGATCGGGGATCCCGAGGACAAGAGCAAGAAGGTGACGGTCGCGGCCGGCGGCGCGGAGTACATGGCGACGCTGGTCAAGCAGCTGCGCGAGGGGCACACAAACACGATCTTCGTTGCCGCCGGCGACCTGATCGGCGCGAGCCCGTTCCTGTCGGCAATGTTTCACGACGAGCCCTCGGTCGAGGCGCTCTCGATGATGGGACTTGCGATCACCTCGGTCGGCAATCACGAGTTCGACGAGGGCAAGACCGAGCTCTTGCGGATGCAGAACGGCGGTTGTCATCCGGTCGATGGCTGCCAGGGGCCGCATCCCTTCATGGGCGCCAAATTCCATTATCTCGCGGCTTCCACGGTCGAGACCGCGACCGGCAAGAGCGTGCTGCCGCCCTACGAGATCAGGGAGTTCGAGGGCATCCCCGTCGCCTTCATCGGCCTGACCTTGAAAGAGACCGCGGGCATCGTCTCGCCCTCAGGCATTGCCGGGCTCGAATTCCGCGACGAGGCCGAGACGGTGAACGCGCTGGTGCCGCAGCTGAAGGCGCGTGGCGTCGAGGCGATCGTGGTGTTGATCCACCAGGGTGGCGAGCCCTCGGGCGACTACAATGAATGCCCTGCCATTACGGGGCCGATCGTCGACATCGTCAAGAAATTCGACCGCGCCGTCGACGTCGTCGTCAGCGGCCACACCCACCGCGCCTATGTCTGCGACATCGACGGGCGGCTCGTCACCAGCGGCGACAAATACGGCACGCTGGTCACCGCGATCGACCTCAAGCTCGATCCCGTAACCCGCGACATCGTCAGCGCCAAAGCCGAGAACGTCATCGTCGCCAATGCCTCGCTGGCGAAGGATCCCGAACAGACCGCGTTGATCGAAGCCTATGACAAGCTGTCGGCACCGATTGCGAATCGCCCGGCCGGATCGGTGACGCAGACACTGTCGCGCGTGCCGAACGAGGCCGGCGAGAGCGCGCTCGGCGACGTCATCGCGGACGCGCAGCTCGCCGCGACGAAGGACGCCAAGGATGGCAGCGCTGTCATCGCGCTCACCAATCCCGGCGGCATCCGCACCGACATTGTTCCGAAGGAGAACGGCGCGGTGTCGTTCGGCGAACTGTTCGCGAGCCAGCCGTTCCGCAATCGCCTCGTTACGATGACGCTCAGGGGCAGCCAGCTCAAGGACATGCTGGAGCAGCAATGGCTCGATCCGAAGCGCCCGCGGATTCTCCAGGTCTCGAACGGATTCAGCTACACCTGGGATGCGACGAAACCGTTCGGCGAGCGAATCAGCCTTGAGAAGATGACGCTCAACGGCAAGCCGATCGAGCCCGGGAGCGGCTACCGCGTCACCGTCAACGATTACCTCGCCGTCGGCGGCGACGGTTTTACGGCCGCCAAACAAGGCACAGCGCAGCAATATGGCGGCTACGATGCGGACGCGCTGTTCGCCTTCTTCAGGGCACACGGACCGATCGGTCCGCTGCCGCCCACGCGCATCCTGCGCGTGAATTGA
- a CDS encoding histone deacetylase family protein codes for MSTLLLSHKACLDHVTPPGHPERPDRLRAVEEALSQERFQFLARDLAPEGDLDLVTLCHNEHYVTELRHIAPTSGQVYIDGDTSMSPGTWEAVMRGVGGAVAATEAVMNGEHRNAFVAVRPPGHHAEIGKPMGFCFFDNAAIAARHAQRKYGIQRAAIVDFDVHHGNGTQDIFWSDQTVMYCSTHQMPLFPGTGAKGERGDHDTIVNAPLASEDGGPEFRAAFEHLILPRLEKFSPELLVISAGFDAHYRDPLASLNLRAEDYTWVTRKLMDLADKSAGGRIVSVLEGGYDLQGLKESVTAHVGALMGA; via the coding sequence ATGAGCACGCTTCTCCTCTCCCACAAGGCCTGCCTCGACCACGTCACGCCGCCAGGACACCCTGAAAGGCCCGACCGCCTGCGGGCGGTGGAGGAAGCGCTGTCGCAGGAACGCTTCCAGTTCCTGGCGCGCGACCTGGCACCGGAAGGCGATCTCGATCTCGTGACGCTGTGCCACAACGAGCATTACGTCACCGAGCTGCGCCACATCGCGCCGACCAGTGGTCAGGTCTATATCGACGGCGACACCTCGATGTCTCCAGGCACGTGGGAAGCGGTGATGCGCGGCGTCGGCGGCGCAGTGGCTGCGACCGAAGCGGTGATGAATGGCGAGCATCGCAACGCCTTCGTCGCGGTGCGCCCGCCCGGACATCACGCCGAGATCGGCAAGCCGATGGGCTTCTGCTTCTTCGACAATGCCGCGATCGCCGCGCGTCATGCGCAGCGCAAATACGGCATCCAGCGCGCCGCCATCGTCGATTTCGACGTGCATCACGGCAACGGCACGCAGGACATCTTCTGGTCCGATCAGACCGTGATGTACTGCTCGACGCATCAGATGCCGCTGTTTCCGGGTACCGGCGCGAAGGGCGAGCGCGGCGACCACGACACCATCGTCAATGCGCCGCTCGCTTCCGAAGACGGCGGACCCGAATTCCGCGCCGCGTTCGAGCATCTGATCCTGCCGCGCCTCGAAAAATTCAGCCCCGAGCTTCTCGTCATCTCCGCGGGCTTCGATGCGCATTACCGCGATCCGCTGGCCTCGCTGAATTTGCGCGCGGAGGACTACACCTGGGTCACGCGCAAGCTGATGGACCTTGCCGACAAGTCCGCAGGGGGCCGCATTGTTTCGGTGCTCGAGGGCGGCTATGACCTGCAAGGATTGAAAGAATCTGTTACGGCGCATGTCGGCGCCCTGATGGGCGCTTGA
- the htpG gene encoding molecular chaperone HtpG, with the protein MTTSDTAVHTQPFQAEVSELLHLMVHSVYSETDIFLRELLSNASDACDRLRYEAIAIPSLLGEGEALKVRIIPNKPANTLTIADNGVGMERQELVDHLGTIARSGTKAFVSKLKEAKDGLGLIGQFGVGFYSAFMVAEKIVVISRRAGESDVWTWTSSGGSGFEIARASDEDAARVARGTEIVLHLKDDAKKYLETYEIERIVGAYSDNILFPIELVPGEGEPRQINSASALWQRSKSELTADDYKKAYQQIASAFGDPAITLHYRAEGRHSYAVLLFAPSTKPFDLFEPNRKGRVKLYVRRVFITDDADLLPGYLRFIRGVVDSEDLPLNISREMLQNNPQLAQIRKAVATRVVSELESLNEKDPENFAKIWDAFGAVLKEGIYEDFERREKLLALSRFTTTSGEKRSLKQIIADFKPNQTEIYYLVGDSIERLKSNPRLEAATARGIEVLLLSDPVDAFWTSMPSEFEGKPLRSLSQGDLNLDLIPRTDEVDEAKQDEPAADEAATIALIKAALGERVSDVKASTRLTSSASCLVAGTDGPSRELERILSQQNRGMRTKPILEINLRHPMVAAITRAEAGSKAVDDLSLLLLEQAQILDGELPEHAAAFAARLNRLVLQGLGR; encoded by the coding sequence ATGACGACGTCAGATACGGCTGTGCATACGCAGCCCTTTCAAGCCGAGGTGTCCGAGCTGTTGCACCTAATGGTGCACTCCGTCTATTCGGAGACCGACATCTTCCTGCGCGAGCTTCTTTCGAACGCGTCGGATGCCTGCGACAGGCTCCGCTATGAGGCTATCGCGATCCCTTCATTACTTGGCGAGGGCGAGGCGCTGAAGGTCCGTATCATTCCGAATAAGCCGGCGAATACGCTGACGATCGCCGACAACGGCGTCGGCATGGAGCGGCAGGAGCTGGTCGACCATCTCGGCACCATTGCCCGCTCCGGCACCAAGGCGTTCGTGTCGAAGCTGAAGGAGGCCAAGGACGGCCTAGGCCTGATCGGTCAGTTCGGTGTTGGCTTCTATTCTGCCTTCATGGTCGCCGAGAAGATCGTCGTGATCAGCCGCCGCGCCGGCGAGAGTGACGTCTGGACCTGGACGTCCTCCGGCGGCTCCGGATTCGAGATCGCCCGCGCCAGCGACGAGGACGCAGCGCGCGTGGCGCGCGGCACCGAGATCGTCCTGCACCTGAAGGACGACGCGAAGAAGTATCTCGAGACCTACGAGATCGAGCGCATCGTCGGTGCCTATTCCGACAACATCCTGTTTCCCATTGAGCTCGTGCCCGGTGAGGGCGAGCCGCGCCAGATCAATTCGGCAAGCGCGCTGTGGCAGCGCTCGAAATCCGAGCTGACGGCAGACGACTACAAAAAGGCCTATCAGCAGATCGCTTCCGCCTTCGGCGATCCCGCGATCACGCTGCACTACCGCGCCGAGGGCCGCCACTCCTACGCCGTGCTGCTGTTCGCACCGTCGACGAAGCCGTTCGACCTGTTCGAGCCGAATCGCAAGGGCCGCGTCAAACTCTACGTCCGCCGCGTCTTCATCACCGATGATGCCGATCTGCTGCCGGGTTACCTCCGCTTCATCCGGGGCGTCGTCGACAGCGAGGATCTCCCGCTCAACATCTCCCGCGAGATGCTCCAGAACAATCCGCAGCTCGCGCAGATCCGCAAAGCCGTGGCGACCCGCGTCGTGTCCGAGCTCGAAAGCCTCAACGAGAAGGACCCGGAGAATTTTGCCAAGATCTGGGATGCTTTTGGCGCGGTGCTGAAAGAAGGCATCTACGAGGATTTCGAGCGTCGCGAAAAGCTGCTGGCGCTGTCGCGCTTCACCACCACCTCAGGCGAGAAGCGCTCGCTCAAGCAGATTATCGCCGATTTCAAGCCGAACCAGACCGAGATCTATTATCTCGTCGGTGACAGCATCGAGCGACTGAAATCCAATCCGCGGCTGGAGGCCGCCACCGCGCGCGGCATCGAGGTGCTGTTGCTGTCCGATCCCGTCGACGCGTTCTGGACCTCGATGCCGTCGGAGTTCGAGGGCAAGCCGCTGAGGTCCTTGAGCCAGGGCGATCTCAACCTCGACCTGATTCCGCGCACTGACGAGGTCGACGAAGCGAAGCAGGACGAGCCGGCCGCCGATGAAGCGGCCACCATCGCCTTGATCAAGGCCGCGCTCGGCGAGCGCGTCAGCGACGTCAAGGCTTCCACGCGCCTCACGAGCTCCGCCTCCTGCCTCGTCGCAGGCACTGACGGCCCGAGTCGCGAGCTGGAGCGCATTCTGTCGCAGCAGAACCGCGGCATGCGCACCAAGCCGATCCTCGAGATCAACCTGCGCCATCCGATGGTGGCAGCGATTACCAGGGCAGAGGCCGGCTCCAAGGCCGTCGACGACCTCAGCCTGCTTCTGCTCGAACAGGCGCAGATCCTGGACGGCGAATTGCCGGAGCACGCGGCGGCCTTTGCAGCAAGGCTGAACCGGCTGGTGCTGCAGGGGCTCGGTAGGTAG
- a CDS encoding acyl-CoA dehydrogenase — translation MTYRAPISDMLLSLNHGAGLKAAVEAGHYGDFDGDIVSAVLEEAGKFATDVLAPLNQVGDEHGIKLSDGKVTTAPGWPDAYKRWTEGGWNAVSGPEDFGGQGLPIAINAACTEIWSASNVAFGLCPLLTASAMEALDAHGSDELKKIYLEKLVSGEWTGTMQLTESQAGSDVGALRTRAERQADGTYRIKGTKIFITYGEHDMTDNIVHFVLARLPDAPAGTKGISLFLVPKFMVNADGSLGARNDIYASGVEHKLGMHASPTCTMTMGDHGGAIGFLVGEENQGMRCMFTMMNQARLGVGLEGVGVADRAYQQALAYAQERKQGRAIGKTGDGSDAIFVHPDVKRMLMRMRAQTAAARTICYATAVAIDVSTRAKDPKVRADAAARAALLTPMAKGYSTDIGNEVAYLGVQVHGGMGFIEETGAAQHYRDARITAIYEGTNGIQAIDLVTRKLAANGGAAVWALLDELSATVKQVEASNDPAFGTTGTKLREALEALTRTSKWLLERVTSAPNEALAGATPYLQQFGSTLGGCMLASEALAAKSDGNTDAARYVSLARFFAENITVQAGALERTVTESAESVAAADAVLLG, via the coding sequence ATGACCTACCGCGCGCCGATCTCAGACATGCTGCTGTCGCTCAACCATGGCGCCGGCCTCAAGGCTGCCGTGGAGGCCGGCCATTACGGCGATTTCGACGGCGACATCGTGAGCGCCGTGCTGGAGGAAGCCGGCAAGTTCGCAACCGACGTGCTGGCGCCGCTCAACCAGGTCGGCGACGAGCACGGCATCAAGCTCAGCGATGGCAAGGTCACGACTGCGCCGGGCTGGCCGGACGCCTACAAGCGCTGGACCGAGGGCGGCTGGAACGCGGTCTCCGGCCCCGAGGATTTCGGCGGCCAGGGCCTGCCGATCGCGATCAACGCCGCCTGTACCGAGATCTGGAGCGCCTCCAACGTCGCCTTCGGCCTCTGCCCGCTGCTCACGGCGTCAGCAATGGAGGCGCTGGATGCGCATGGCAGCGACGAGCTGAAAAAGATCTATCTGGAAAAGCTCGTCTCCGGCGAATGGACCGGCACGATGCAGCTGACCGAGTCGCAGGCCGGCTCCGACGTCGGCGCGCTGCGTACCCGCGCCGAGCGGCAGGCCGACGGCACCTATCGCATCAAGGGGACGAAGATATTCATCACCTATGGCGAGCACGACATGACCGACAATATCGTGCATTTCGTGCTGGCGCGCCTGCCCGATGCGCCCGCCGGCACCAAGGGGATCTCGCTGTTCCTCGTGCCGAAGTTCATGGTCAATGCCGACGGCTCGCTCGGCGCGCGCAATGACATCTATGCGTCGGGCGTCGAGCACAAGCTCGGCATGCATGCTTCCCCGACCTGTACCATGACCATGGGCGATCATGGCGGCGCGATCGGCTTCCTCGTCGGCGAAGAGAACCAGGGCATGCGCTGCATGTTCACGATGATGAACCAGGCCCGCCTCGGCGTCGGGCTGGAGGGCGTCGGCGTCGCCGATCGCGCCTACCAGCAGGCGCTGGCCTATGCGCAGGAGCGCAAGCAGGGCCGCGCCATCGGCAAGACGGGCGACGGTTCGGACGCGATCTTCGTGCATCCCGACGTCAAGCGCATGCTGATGCGGATGCGGGCGCAGACCGCGGCCGCACGCACCATCTGCTATGCGACCGCGGTCGCGATCGACGTCTCCACGCGCGCCAAGGATCCGAAGGTCCGCGCGGACGCCGCCGCGCGCGCGGCGCTGCTGACGCCGATGGCCAAGGGCTATTCCACCGATATCGGCAACGAGGTCGCCTATCTCGGCGTGCAGGTGCACGGCGGCATGGGCTTCATCGAGGAGACCGGCGCCGCGCAGCACTATCGCGATGCGCGCATCACCGCGATCTACGAGGGCACCAACGGCATTCAGGCGATCGATCTCGTCACCCGCAAGCTCGCGGCCAATGGCGGCGCTGCGGTGTGGGCGCTGCTCGACGAGCTCTCGGCAACCGTGAAGCAGGTCGAAGCCTCCAACGATCCCGCTTTCGGCACCACAGGTACCAAGCTGCGCGAAGCGCTGGAGGCGCTGACGCGCACCAGCAAGTGGCTGCTGGAGCGCGTGACCTCCGCGCCGAACGAGGCGCTCGCCGGCGCGACGCCGTATCTCCAGCAGTTCGGCTCGACGCTCGGCGGCTGCATGCTGGCCTCCGAGGCGCTCGCCGCCAAGTCCGACGGCAACACCGACGCCGCGCGCTACGTCTCGCTCGCGCGCTTCTTCGCCGAGAACATCACGGTGCAGGCCGGCGCGCTCGAGCGCACGGTGACGGAGAGCGCGGAGTCGGTCGCGGCGGCGGATGCGGTGTTGCTGGGGTAA
- a CDS encoding enoyl-CoA hydratase-related protein — MPNGNIVVTEERGTRVITLRRPSKKNAITQDMYREMSRAIDTAQNNPDIRCMIITGGSGVFTAGDDIDDFLQAEPNSETLSDGAKFLYSLALNVKPIIAAVDGASIGMGTVMLFHCDYVLASNAATFSAPYIHLGLVPVGAASLLMPNTMGYQRAFAMLVMGRTFTAAEAHAAGFVNTVVSPGHTEVEARKVARDICRLPAEAVAASRKLLRAAPEELTRRIDQEAHLFGERLKSDEAIAAFKAFANRKKR; from the coding sequence ATGCCGAATGGCAATATCGTCGTCACCGAAGAGCGCGGAACGCGCGTCATCACCCTGCGCCGCCCGAGCAAGAAGAACGCGATCACGCAGGACATGTATCGCGAGATGAGCCGCGCGATCGACACCGCGCAGAACAATCCCGACATCCGCTGCATGATCATCACCGGCGGCTCCGGCGTGTTCACCGCCGGCGACGACATCGACGACTTCTTGCAGGCCGAACCGAATTCCGAGACGCTGTCGGACGGCGCAAAATTTCTCTATTCGCTCGCCCTCAACGTCAAGCCGATCATCGCGGCCGTCGATGGCGCCTCGATCGGCATGGGCACCGTGATGCTGTTTCATTGCGACTATGTGCTCGCCTCGAACGCCGCGACCTTCTCCGCGCCCTATATCCATCTCGGGCTCGTTCCGGTCGGCGCGGCCAGCCTCCTGATGCCGAACACGATGGGCTACCAGCGCGCCTTCGCGATGCTGGTGATGGGGCGGACTTTCACCGCCGCGGAGGCGCACGCGGCAGGCTTCGTCAACACCGTGGTCTCGCCGGGACATACCGAGGTCGAGGCGCGCAAGGTGGCGCGCGATATCTGCCGGCTGCCGGCCGAGGCGGTCGCGGCCTCGCGCAAGCTGCTGCGCGCCGCGCCCGAGGAGCTCACCCGCCGCATCGACCAGGAGGCCCATCTGTTCGGCGAGCGGTTGAAGTCGGACGAGGCGATTGCCGCGTTCAAGGCGTTTGCAAACCGGAAGAAGAGGTAG
- a CDS encoding MFS transporter, whose product MIAATGVDESSLRYRGWRVVLACFLMAFFMFGFGLYGQGVYLAELQRAHGWPGTLVSAASTFSFLLTSVLVIFTDDLLARIGLRALILSGLSALGASTVLLALMQTTWQLYLAYALMSVGWTGMGTVVIATVLNAWFERRRGLALSLAFNGATCGGIVLVPLLLSLTGSIGFQSAMLAATMAMVVLVLPVVVIFIGWPTQMSPASGGRSSAGMAAPAHSRKTLLANAAFWTMVLPIAIALLAQMGFIIHQVTFLEPLIGRYAAGLAVTIMAAMAVVGRLSLGLFVDRLDPRLACAASMTGQAAALFVLLQSTNPTVLLVCCAVYGFSIGNMITFPPLIIQREIGAAAFAAAMGLGTSISGVVSAFGPGIIGLVRSFTGNYTIAFAICVMLDLVAAGIVLWRPGRRAKLAAS is encoded by the coding sequence ATGATTGCCGCAACGGGCGTTGACGAATCCTCGCTGCGTTATCGCGGCTGGCGCGTCGTGCTGGCCTGTTTCCTGATGGCCTTCTTCATGTTCGGCTTCGGCCTCTATGGCCAGGGCGTCTATCTCGCCGAGCTCCAGCGCGCCCATGGCTGGCCGGGCACGCTGGTCTCCGCGGCGAGCACCTTCTCGTTTCTCCTCACCTCCGTGCTCGTCATCTTCACCGACGATCTGCTCGCCCGCATCGGGCTGCGCGCGCTGATCCTGAGCGGCCTGTCGGCGCTCGGCGCGTCGACCGTGCTGCTGGCGCTGATGCAGACGACCTGGCAGCTTTATCTCGCCTATGCGCTGATGTCGGTCGGCTGGACCGGCATGGGCACCGTGGTGATCGCCACCGTGCTGAACGCCTGGTTCGAACGGCGCCGCGGGCTCGCGCTCAGCCTCGCCTTCAACGGCGCGACCTGCGGCGGCATCGTCCTCGTTCCGCTGTTGTTGTCGCTGACCGGCAGCATCGGCTTCCAGTCCGCCATGCTTGCCGCCACGATGGCGATGGTGGTGCTGGTGCTGCCGGTGGTCGTCATTTTCATCGGCTGGCCGACGCAGATGTCGCCGGCATCGGGCGGCCGTTCGTCCGCCGGCATGGCCGCGCCGGCCCATTCCCGCAAGACGCTGCTCGCCAACGCGGCGTTCTGGACCATGGTGCTGCCGATCGCGATCGCGCTGCTGGCGCAGATGGGATTCATCATCCACCAGGTGACGTTCCTCGAGCCGCTGATCGGGCGTTATGCCGCAGGCCTTGCGGTCACCATCATGGCGGCGATGGCGGTGGTCGGCCGCCTGTCGCTCGGCCTGTTCGTCGACCGGCTCGATCCGCGGCTCGCCTGCGCGGCGTCGATGACGGGCCAGGCGGCGGCGCTGTTCGTGCTTCTCCAAAGCACGAACCCGACCGTGCTGCTCGTCTGCTGCGCCGTCTACGGCTTCTCGATCGGCAACATGATCACGTTCCCGCCCTTGATCATCCAGCGCGAGATCGGTGCTGCCGCCTTTGCCGCCGCAATGGGATTGGGCACGTCGATCAGCGGCGTCGTCAGCGCCTTCGGCCCCGGCATCATCGGCCTCGTGCGGAGCTTCACCGGCAACTACACGATCGCGTTTGCGATATGTGTGATGCTGGATCTCGTGGCGGCGGGAATCGTGCTGTGGCGGCCGGGGAGAAGGGCGAAGCTCGCAGCTTCATAG